Proteins encoded in a region of the Ralstonia pseudosolanacearum genome:
- a CDS encoding complex I NDUFA9 subunit family protein translates to MQTSNLLVLGGTGFIGTQLLSHLVTETFAAPGLPDGRVIVPTRDAESARAHNLTLLPRVDVMEADVHADDALDALFLALTEGGGEHCAVINLVGVLQDVRATPYGPAFRRAHVDLPRRVVDACRRHGVKRLLHMSALGADPAGPSMYQRSKGDGERIVTDSGLDWTVFRPSVVFGPGDHFLNLFARLQRLAPFVPLARAEARFQPVYVDDVAVAFAHALDNPATFGHVYPLVGPRVYTLAELVRFAGTASGHPRWIVPLSDTMGRLQATLFEQLPGSPLSRDNLDSMRIDNISAEPIAPELDIHPLGMEAVMTATLAGRGPNGRLCDARARAHR, encoded by the coding sequence TGCTCGTGCTGGGCGGCACCGGATTCATCGGCACCCAGCTGTTGTCGCACCTCGTCACCGAAACCTTTGCCGCGCCCGGACTGCCCGACGGCCGCGTCATCGTGCCGACCCGCGACGCGGAATCTGCCCGGGCACACAACCTGACGCTGCTGCCGCGCGTGGACGTAATGGAAGCCGACGTGCACGCCGACGACGCGCTCGATGCGCTGTTCCTCGCGCTCACCGAGGGCGGCGGCGAGCACTGCGCCGTGATCAACCTGGTGGGCGTCCTGCAGGACGTGCGTGCCACGCCCTACGGCCCGGCCTTCCGCCGCGCCCATGTCGACCTGCCGCGCCGCGTGGTGGACGCCTGCCGGCGCCATGGGGTGAAGCGCCTGCTGCACATGAGCGCGCTGGGCGCCGATCCGGCCGGCCCGTCGATGTACCAGCGCAGCAAGGGCGACGGCGAGCGCATCGTCACCGACAGCGGCCTGGACTGGACGGTGTTCCGCCCATCCGTCGTGTTCGGCCCCGGCGATCACTTCCTCAACCTGTTCGCGCGCCTGCAGCGCCTCGCGCCGTTCGTACCGCTGGCCCGCGCCGAGGCGCGCTTCCAGCCCGTGTACGTGGACGACGTGGCCGTGGCGTTCGCCCACGCGCTGGACAACCCGGCCACCTTCGGCCACGTGTATCCGCTGGTCGGCCCGCGCGTCTACACGCTGGCCGAGCTGGTGCGCTTCGCCGGCACGGCCAGCGGCCACCCGCGCTGGATCGTGCCGCTGTCGGACACCATGGGCCGCCTGCAGGCCACGCTGTTCGAACAGTTGCCCGGCTCGCCGCTGTCGCGCGACAACCTCGACTCCATGCGCATCGACAACATCAGCGCCGAGCCGATCGCCCCTGAGCTCGACATCCACCCGCTGGGCATGGAAGCCGTGATGACCGCGACCCTGGCCGGGCGCGGCCCCAACGGCAGGCTCTGCGATGCGCGGGCGCGTGCCCATCGCTAG
- a CDS encoding glutathione S-transferase family protein, with the protein MKLVIGNKNYSSWSLRPWLLARQAGIPFEEIRLRLGSESFAAEARRYSPAGRVPVLVDGDLTVWDSLAICETLAERFPRARLWPEDPKARAHARSICAEMHTGFTALRGQMPMNVTAVLPGMGWNVAVQRDVDRIAQIWTELRQKYAAEGPFLFGHFTVADAFYAPVVSRFATYGVRLPELAKTYADHILNLSAMQEWIESARGEHDFLADDEPYRTALDKDTLVAANQ; encoded by the coding sequence ATGAAACTGGTGATCGGCAACAAGAACTACTCGTCGTGGTCGCTGCGCCCGTGGCTGCTGGCCCGGCAGGCGGGCATTCCGTTCGAGGAGATCCGCCTGCGCCTGGGCTCGGAGAGCTTTGCCGCGGAGGCCCGCCGCTATTCGCCGGCCGGCCGCGTGCCGGTGCTGGTCGACGGCGACCTCACCGTGTGGGATTCGCTGGCGATCTGCGAGACGCTGGCCGAGCGCTTTCCGCGCGCGCGCCTGTGGCCGGAAGATCCGAAGGCGCGTGCGCATGCCCGTTCGATCTGTGCCGAGATGCACACCGGCTTCACCGCCCTGCGCGGCCAGATGCCGATGAACGTGACCGCCGTGCTGCCGGGCATGGGCTGGAACGTCGCCGTGCAGCGCGACGTCGACCGCATCGCCCAGATCTGGACCGAGCTGCGCCAGAAATACGCCGCCGAGGGCCCGTTCCTGTTCGGCCACTTCACGGTGGCGGACGCCTTCTATGCGCCGGTCGTCAGCCGCTTCGCCACGTACGGCGTGCGCCTGCCCGAGCTGGCCAAGACCTACGCCGATCACATCCTCAACCTGAGCGCGATGCAGGAATGGATCGAGAGCGCGCGCGGCGAGCACGACTTCCTGGCCGACGATGAACCCTACCGGACCGCGCTGGACAAAGACACGCTGGTCGCCGCCAATCAATGA